Sequence from the Stenotrophomonas sp. 364 genome:
TTGGAGGTCAGCCGGCCGTGGAACTTGGCGCCGTAATACGAGGCGGTGCCCTTCTCGGCATAGCCGCTGGTCTTGTCCAGCACCTGGTACTGCTTGCCCAGCACGACATACGGCGATTTGTTGCCCACCGGCGAGCGCGGCAGGTCGACCACGTCCGGCTCGGGAATGCAGGCCACGTTCGGAACATAGGTGGGCGTGCTGTCGTTGACGCCCGGCTTGTACAGCCCGCCGGCGCGGTAGTCGCCGCGGGTGCTGGGATCTTCGGTGGCCGCCTTGTACGGCGAGCCGTCCGGGCAATGGGCCGGGCGTCCGCCCTTGCCCTTGCCCTGCACCAGGGTGCCGCCGGGCTTGGCGGTAACGGCGCTGGCCGGCTTCTTGGGCGCGCTGCTGCAGGCGGCAAGCGCCAGGATCAGCAGACCGGGAACCAGCCATCTGCAGCGTGCGCGTGCGTTCATGCCGGGGGCAGCTCCTGTCCGGCGATGGCCTGGGACAACTGGAACACGGCCATCGCGTACATCTTGGAGAGGTTGTAACGGGTGATTGCGTAGTAGTTCTGGAAGCCCAGCCAGTACTGCTTGCCGGCGCTGCCTTCCAGCGTGATCGGGGTGGCGGTGAGCCCGGCCGGCACGCTCACGCTGGGCTGGTAACCGCGCTGGGCCAACGCGGACAGGGTCCAGGTGGGCGCCCAGTCGGTGGGATTGAATTCCTCGCGTCCCGCGGCCAGCGTGGCCGGTACCGCCACCGGGCCGCCGCGCACCCAGCCGCCCTTCTTGACGAAGTAGTTGGCGATCGAAGAGAACACGTCGTCGTAGCTGTTGAACAGGTCACGGCGGCCATCGCCGTTGCCGTCCACCGCGAAGTCCTGGTAGCTGGACGGCATGAACTGGCCCATGCCCATCGCACCGGCGTAGCTGCCCTTGATCGCAGTGATGTCCAGCTTCTCGTCGCGGGTCAGCGCGAACAGGCGCGCCAGCTCATCGCGGAAATACAGTTCGCGGCGCACTTCGCGCTCCAGCTTGGCCGGATCGCCGCTGCGCGGGTACTTGAAGGCCAGCGTATACAGCGCGTCGAGCACGCGGTAACTGCCGGTATTGCGGCCATAGCTGGTTTCAACGCCGATGATGGCCACGATCACTTCGGCCGGCACGCCCGTGCGCTGCTGTACGCGGGTGAGTTCGTCGCGGTGTTCGGCCAGGAACTTGCGGCCGCCGTCGATCCGCGACTGGCTGATGAACATCGGCCGGTACTCGTTCCACGGTTTGACCCGCTCGGCCGGACGCGACATCGCGGCGATGATCGGGTCGCGGATCTGCGCCTGGGCCAGCGTCGCTTCGATCTGCGCGGCCGGAATGCCGTAGCGCTGGGCGGTATCACGCACGAAGTTGGCGCGGGCCACCTCGAACGGCACCGGGGTCAGGTCGACCGGC
This genomic interval carries:
- the mltB gene encoding lytic murein transglycosylase B, encoding MIRRTLACMLTLGLVACATQPPSPSPSPQASGAPNKPVPGQKGPAEAAPEAAAATAAPVDLTPVPFEVARANFVRDTAQRYGIPAAQIEATLAQAQIRDPIIAAMSRPAERVKPWNEYRPMFISQSRIDGGRKFLAEHRDELTRVQQRTGVPAEVIVAIIGVETSYGRNTGSYRVLDALYTLAFKYPRSGDPAKLEREVRRELYFRDELARLFALTRDEKLDITAIKGSYAGAMGMGQFMPSSYQDFAVDGNGDGRRDLFNSYDDVFSSIANYFVKKGGWVRGGPVAVPATLAAGREEFNPTDWAPTWTLSALAQRGYQPSVSVPAGLTATPITLEGSAGKQYWLGFQNYYAITRYNLSKMYAMAVFQLSQAIAGQELPPA